A single window of Eleginops maclovinus isolate JMC-PN-2008 ecotype Puerto Natales chromosome 19, JC_Emac_rtc_rv5, whole genome shotgun sequence DNA harbors:
- the si:ch211-266o15.1 gene encoding zinc finger MYM-type protein 4 isoform X7 → MSASVDEEKKPPQNTHEERLSRVFDEVMGLGNFVDSSRGSATSSRSEGQEETKGVEESSAQVEQQPVEEEDSNGSRQEEKMEEGAEESSLQRSSSPSSVPGSSFTMGTKEGGGAASDDAQDGLPAFGEEEDEDWHFALPMGSLKDVNMAKEKRKMARPEVENNTSQREPFPPQPREPEVDEVSTESANTSHSSQEPTPENSRAFMYHNKTSDGGIQDQAEETEDSQEGERTEGAPMEDSSPPPINIKDEPIDEGYDAALLPQSSIRQIKEELEHQEEELRISSVYSVSGGTAFASPTVPLAIPAPTPTTFFIQGRGTLLQAMAQIPLRPPAPVPSSLPSLISAPPRQPPPSVPGSVRCSGCSKVLLKGQTAFQRKGSTQLFCSTVCLTGHLPPANKNRQCFQCNREIFQPRDMITNPGDDNTLLNFCGQFCLSVFKSKKKQVDKVPEKRLEKKPEMPPEKTAERLSDKPICTVCRTSNKQIEHEVTHQGRLHRLCSDACFVTWRKMRKLAMNCCEGCGLYCSSSSGSCQTLIVDRSQLNFCGPTCIGTYKQTCKKTVECANCHKIAMVSSTIMERDQKGKVQLYCSPSCVDQSRPPQHILTGAAFPCCQCKVSAVPQYHLAMVDGTIRNFCSYDCVSIFRKSGDISQPDLPNGTPVLRDPKAGPSAGTSSVPPLPQDHPYSVAYPGHHPSYTSVPPLVPPSQAPAETPTGQPLKPAEGGPKNASKLTCHQCSKEFSTKPLLFCHQASISMFCSEMCFDQYKSQKNVLMPCETCKQEKRLYDTLCYNQQDLFFCSDGCKSVFKQDWMVLCKVSCSFCSGFSPKMLHSHYGGKMEEFCKPQCMSQYTILYYGMGRCDSCRKQGYMTEKLQCLGSVRNFCNLPCLLQYCHLHFETSHSSSNGTGTAPQTPYAPPQPHLSSKMNPVIADVVSLANGSATQPSVSADGALTGALPTTNIDSKNLDHASTQTDATRGPVSRRRQMKNKSVLCRPFTMDQEIMCQLPSPTAESAAVPPPFMSVSVGGEKVRVLLVPVPVPVFIPVPMSMYSQHTPVPMAIPVPVPVPLVVPPLKKEMRDAAVQSEPLAVREDKQTGVSTADLSSPLSGDTESEEVNPIICEDEEAEKAVQADLPLTVSSERSTESSDLQFSIQPEVTTLIEPPTTSAELHPPSSPMMDLETDIPSELLDQKPPAPQRGVKRSRDPFCSRKRSRRRTGSLNRRAVATPPAPKLNHVYGVKAWRTWVQQQNQPPAKSNIVDIKEDVLQCDSAELSFALSRFITEVRRPNGETYSPDSIFYLCLGIQQHLFTKGRIENIFTDELYSQFTTKISGMLQLWKPKLLPSGAAVSSRVVESYLWECKQLGAYSPIVLLNTLLFFCTKKFGFTTLEQHQNVSFANFTRLSKPCNRAGKVLYLRYRRSSKDPHRTERNRKKQGEEEMLEMLENVANPLHCPVRLYEFYLSRCPESVQTRRDVFFLQPEEVVHTHSSHWYTCQPLEGATLQSMLSRILAVREVHQGHVAATAPTDDDALP, encoded by the exons ATGTCTGCAAGCGTAGATGAAGagaaaaagccaccacaaaaCACG CATGAAGAGCGCTTGTCCCGAGTATTTGACGAAGTGATGGGGCTTGGAAACTTTGTTGACTCTTCCAGGGGCTCGGCCACCTCCTCCAGGAGTGAAGGTCAGGAGGAGACAAAGGGAGTGGAAGAATCTTCAGCACAAGTGGAACAGCAACCAGTAGAAGAGGAGGATAGCAATGGCAGCAGACAAGAAGAAAAGATGGAAGAGGGGGCGGAAGAGTCTTCCTTACAACGCAgttcctccccttcctctgtcCCAGGCTCCTCGTTTACAATGGGAACCAAAGAAGGCGGAGGGGCAGCGTCTGATGATGCACAGGATGGACTCCCTGCGTTtggggaggaagaagatgaagactGGCACTTTGCCCTGCCGATGGGCAGCCTGAAAGATGTTAATATGGctaaagagaaaagaaaaatggctaGACCAGAAGTGGAGAACAACACGTCGCAACGCGAACCCTTTCCTCCACAGCCCCGAGAGCCGGAGGTGGATGAAGTAAGCACAGAGTCTGCCAACACCTCCCACTCCTCCCAGGAACCCACACCTGAAAACAGCCGAG CTTTTATGTATCACAACAAAACTTCAG ACGGAGGCATCCAGGACCAGGCGGAGGAGACAGAAGATAGCCAGGAGGGAGAG AGGACAGAGGGAGCTCCGATGGAGGACAGTAGTCCCCCTCCTATCAATATTAAAGATGAACCCATTGATGAGGGCTACGACGCTGCGCTGCTGCCTCAGAGCTCCATCAGACAGATCAAAGAGGAGCTGGAGCATCAGGAG GAAGAGCTGAGGATCAGCTCCGTCTACTCTGTAAGTGGAGGAACCGCCTTTGCGTCGCCTACAG TGCCGTTAGCGATCCCAGCCCCCACTCCGACGACCTTTTTTATCCAAGGTAGAGGGACCCTGCTACAAGCCATGGCCCAGATTCCGCTCAGACCCCCTGCTCCAGTCCCAAGCTCACTCCCATCCCTGATTTCTGCCCCCCCACGCCAACCTCCACCTTCCGTTCCCGGCAGTGTTCGATGCAGCGGCTGCTCTAAG GTTCTGCTGAAAGGTCAAACAGCATTTCAGAGGAAAGGCTCCACGCAGCtcttctgctccacagtgtGTCTGACGGGCCACCTGCCTCCAGCCAACAAGAACCGCCAGTGCTTCCAGTGCAACAG ggagaTCTTTCAGCCCCGGGACATGATCACGAACCCCGGAGACGACAACACCCTCCTCAACTTCTGTGGCcagttctgtctgtctgtctttaaaaGCAAGAAGAAACAAGTGGATAAGGTTCCTGAAAAACGACTGGAGAAGAAACCAGAGATGCCGCCAGAGAAAACAGCAGAGCGCCTCTCTGATAAACCCATCTGTACTGTCTGCAGGACCTCCAACAAG CAGATAGAGCACGAGGTCACCCATCAGGGTCGTCTGCACAGACTCTGTAGTGATGCTTGTTTTGTAACCTGGCGCAAGATGCGGAAGTTAGCCATGAACTGCTGCGAAGGCTGTGGACTTTACTGTAGCAGCAGCTCGGGCTCCTGTCAGACGCTCATTGTTGACAGATCGCAGCTCAACTTCTGTGGCCCCACCTGCATCGGCACCTACAAACAG ACCTGCAAAAAGACGGTGGAGTGTGCCAACTGTCACAAAATCGCGATGGTGTCCTCCACCATCATGGAAAGAGACCAAAAGGGCAAGGTCCAGCTCTACTGCTCGCCTTCATGTGTGGATCAGAGTCGACCCCCCCAACACATTCTCACCG GTGCTGCGTTCCCCTGCTGCCAGTGCAAAGTGTCGGCTGTTCCTCAGTATCACCTGGCCATGGTGGACGGAACCATCCGTAACTTCTGCTCCTACGACTGCGTTTCGATATTCAGG AAGTCCGGTGACATCTCTCAGCCAGACCTGCCCAATGGAACCCCCGTTCTCAGGGACCCCAAAGCAGGACCCTCTGCGGGGACCAGCTCagtccctcccctccctcaggACCACCCGTATTCTGTCGCCTACCCAGGCCACCATCCCAGTTATACCTCAGTGCCCCCGCTCGTGCCTCCCTCCCAAGCCCCCGCCGAAACGCCTACTGGTCAGCCTCTTAAACCAGCAGAGGGGGGGCCCAAGAATGCCTCCAAGCTGACCTGCCATCAGTGCAGCAAAGAGTTCAGCACAAAGCCGCTGCTGTTCTGCCACCAG GCCAGTATTTCTATGTTCTGCAGTGAGATGTGCTTTGACCAATATAAAAGCCAGAAGAATGTCCTGATGCCGTGCGAGACCTGCAAACAGGAGAAACGGCTCTATGACACCCTCTGCTACAACCAACAGGATCTGTTCTTCTGCAGCGACG GCTGTAAATCCGTGTTCAAGCAGGACTGGATGGTTCTGTGCAAGGTTTCCTGCAGCTTCTGCTCCGGCTTCAGCCCCAAGATGCTGCACAGCCACTATGGAGGCAAGATGGAGGAGTTCTGCAAACCCCAGTGCATGTCCCAGTACACCATTCTCTACTATGGG ATGGGTCGCTGTGacagctgcaggaaacaggGCTACATGACGGAGAAGCTTCAGTGTTTGGGTTCAGTTCGTAATTTCTGCAACCTGCCCTGCCTGCTGCAGTACTGCCACCTGCACTTTGAGAccagccacagcagcagcaacggAACCGGAACCGCCCCACAAACTCCATACG CTCCACCACAGCCCCACCTTTCCTCAAAGATGAACCCTGTCATCGCTGATGTTGTGTCTCTGGCCAACGGCTCTGCCACTCAGCCCAGTGTGTCAGCAGATGGCGCTCTAACTG GAGCACTGCCAACCACCAACATTGACAGCAAGAATCTAGACCAC GCCAGCACTCAGACTGATGCCACGCGAGGGCCTGTGTCCCGTCGCCGTCAAATGAAGAACAAGTCAGTTTTGTGTCGGCCCTTCACTATGGACCAGGAGATTATGTGCCAGCTGCCCTCACCCACTGCTGAGTCAGCAG CTGTGCCCCCCCCCTTCATGAGTGTCTCAGTAGGGGGGGAGAAGGTGAGGGTGTTGCTTGTGCCGGTCCCAGTGCCCGTCTTCATCCCAGTGCCCATGAGCATGTACTCCCAGCACACACCTGTTCCAATGGCGATACCTGTACCC GTTCCAGTACCTCTGGTTGTACCACCATTGAAGAAGGAGATGAGAGACGCAGCAGTGCAGTCAGAGCCTCTGGCTGTGAGGGAAGACAAACAGACAGGTGTTTCCACTGCAG ACCTGAGCAGTCCTCTCAGTGGAGACACGGAGTCAGAGGAGGTCAACCCCATAATCTGTGAAGATGAAGAGGCTGAAAAAGCAGTACAGGCTGACCTGCCTCTAACTGTGAGTTCAGAGAGGAGCACAGAGTCATCTGATCTCCAATTTAGCATCCAGCCAGAGGTTACCACATTAATCGAACCACCTACCACCAGTGCTGAGCTacaccctccctcctctccaatGATGGACCTGGAGACTGACATCCCATCTG aGTTGTTGGATCAGAAGCCACCTGCTCCTCAGAGAGGAGTGAAGAGATCTAGAGACCCTTTCTGCAGCCGCAAACGG AGTCGAAGGCGAACTGGGTCCTTGAACCGCCGGGCAGTGGCGACTCCCCCCGCCCCCAAACTGAACCATGTGTACGGGGTTAAAGCCTGGAGAACCTGGGTCCAACAACAAAACCAACCGCCCGCAAAAT ccAACATTGTGGACATTAAAGAAGACGTGCTTCAGTGTGACTCTGCTGAGCTCAGCTTTGCTCTGTCACGCTTCATCACTGAAGTGAGACGGCCCAATGGAGAGACCTACAGCCCAGACAGCATTTTCTACCTCTGCCTGGGGATacagcag CATCTGTTCACAAAGGGCCGCATAGAGAACATCTTCACTGATGAGCTCTACAGTCAGTTTACCACCAAGATCAGCGGGATGCTGCAACTCTGGAAACCTAAACTACTACCGAGTG gtgctGCAGTCTCTTCCCGGGTGGTGGAGTCCTACCTGTGGGAGTGTAAGCAGCTGGGCGCCTACTCCCCCATCGTGCTGCTCAACACGCTGCTCTTCTTTTGCACCAAGAAATTCGGCTTCACCACGCTGGAGCAGCACCAGAACGTGTCCTTCGCCAACTTCACCCGACTCTCCAAACCCTGCAACAGAGCCGGAAAAGTGCTCTACCTCCGATACCGGCGGAGCAGCAAGGACCCCCACCGCACAG aACGAAATAGAAAAaagcagggagaggaagagatgctGGAGATGCTTGAAAATGTCGCCAACCCTCTACACTGTCCTGTGAGACTGTACGAGTTCTACCTCTCCCGATG CCCGGAGTCGGTGCAGACGAGAAGAgatgtgtttttcctgcagcCGGAGGAGGTTGTGCACACTCACAG TTCCCACTGGTACACCTGTCAGCCACTGGAGGGCGCCACCCTGCAGAGCATGCTGTCTCGCATTTTAGCCGTCAGAGAGGTGCACCAGGGCCACGTTGCAGCCACGGCCCCCACTGATGACGATGCTTTACCGTGA
- the si:ch211-266o15.1 gene encoding zinc finger MYM-type protein 4 isoform X5 → MSASVDEEKKPPQNTHEERLSRVFDEVMGLGNFVDSSRGSATSSRSEGQEETKGVEESSAQVEQQPVEEEDSNGSRQEEKMEEGAEESSLQRSSSPSSVPGSSFTMGTKEGGGAASDDAQDGLPAFGEEEDEDWHFALPMGSLKDVNMAKEKRKMARPEVENNTSQREPFPPQPREPEVDEVSTESANTSHSSQEPTPENSRDGGIQDQAEETEDSQEGERTEGAPMEDSSPPPINIKDEPIDEGYDAALLPQSSIRQIKEELEHQEEELRISSVYSVSGGTAFASPTVPLAIPAPTPTTFFIQGRGTLLQAMAQIPLRPPAPVPSSLPSLISAPPRQPPPSVPGSVRCSGCSKVLLKGQTAFQRKGSTQLFCSTVCLTGHLPPANKNRQCFQCNREIFQPRDMITNPGDDNTLLNFCGQFCLSVFKSKKKQVDKVPEKRLEKKPEMPPEKTAERLSDKPICTVCRTSNKQIEHEVTHQGRLHRLCSDACFVTWRKMRKLAMNCCEGCGLYCSSSSGSCQTLIVDRSQLNFCGPTCIGTYKQTCKKTVECANCHKIAMVSSTIMERDQKGKVQLYCSPSCVDQSRPPQHILTGAAFPCCQCKVSAVPQYHLAMVDGTIRNFCSYDCVSIFRKSGDISQPDLPNGTPVLRDPKAGPSAGTSSVPPLPQDHPYSVAYPGHHPSYTSVPPLVPPSQAPAETPTGQPLKPAEGGPKNASKLTCHQCSKEFSTKPLLFCHQASISMFCSEMCFDQYKSQKNVLMPCETCKQEKRLYDTLCYNQQDLFFCSDGCKSVFKQDWMVLCKVSCSFCSGFSPKMLHSHYGGKMEEFCKPQCMSQYTILYYGMGRCDSCRKQGYMTEKLQCLGSVRNFCNLPCLLQYCHLHFETSHSSSNGTGTAPQTPYAPPQPHLSSKMNPVIADVVSLANGSATQPSVSADGALTGALPTTNIDSKNLDHASTQTDATRGPVSRRRQMKNKSVLCRPFTMDQEIMCQLPSPTAESAAVSIVAAALLDSSSQTDQTSAEASTSPSPSPKPQGQSQPSNGVPARLTGRHFLGRKETDSDCKVCSQHKRKRVDEEGLDEKKQKMEEDEGTEREAESEEGAHDENNGEEKEQEHSEVKYCEQEGKTLRRTGYFCKTCSGEPSLCPVPCFELYHTRLTYKTDELGAQAVPPPFMSVSVGGEKVRVLLVPVPVPVFIPVPMSMYSQHTPVPMAIPVPVPVPLVVPPLKKEMRDAAVQSEPLAVREDKQTGVSTADLSSPLSGDTESEEVNPIICEDEEAEKAVQADLPLTVSSERSTESSDLQFSIQPEVTTLIEPPTTSAELHPPSSPMMDLETDIPSELLDQKPPAPQRGVKRSRDPFCSRKRSRRRTGSLNRRAVATPPAPKLNHVYGVKAWRTWVQQQNQPPAKSNIVDIKEDVLQCDSAELSFALSRFITEVRRPNGETYSPDSIFYLCLGIQQHLFTKGRIENIFTDELYSQFTTKISGMLQLWKPKLLPSGAAVSSRVVESYLWECKQLGAYSPIVLLNTLLFFCTKKFGFTTLEQHQNVSFANFTRLSKPCNRAGKVLYLRYRRSSKDPHRTERNRKKQGEEEMLEMLENVANPLHCPVRLYEFYLSRCPESVQTRRDVFFLQPEEVVHTHSSHWYTCQPLEGATLQSMLSRILAVREVHQGHVAATAPTDDDALP, encoded by the exons ATGTCTGCAAGCGTAGATGAAGagaaaaagccaccacaaaaCACG CATGAAGAGCGCTTGTCCCGAGTATTTGACGAAGTGATGGGGCTTGGAAACTTTGTTGACTCTTCCAGGGGCTCGGCCACCTCCTCCAGGAGTGAAGGTCAGGAGGAGACAAAGGGAGTGGAAGAATCTTCAGCACAAGTGGAACAGCAACCAGTAGAAGAGGAGGATAGCAATGGCAGCAGACAAGAAGAAAAGATGGAAGAGGGGGCGGAAGAGTCTTCCTTACAACGCAgttcctccccttcctctgtcCCAGGCTCCTCGTTTACAATGGGAACCAAAGAAGGCGGAGGGGCAGCGTCTGATGATGCACAGGATGGACTCCCTGCGTTtggggaggaagaagatgaagactGGCACTTTGCCCTGCCGATGGGCAGCCTGAAAGATGTTAATATGGctaaagagaaaagaaaaatggctaGACCAGAAGTGGAGAACAACACGTCGCAACGCGAACCCTTTCCTCCACAGCCCCGAGAGCCGGAGGTGGATGAAGTAAGCACAGAGTCTGCCAACACCTCCCACTCCTCCCAGGAACCCACACCTGAAAACAGCCGAG ACGGAGGCATCCAGGACCAGGCGGAGGAGACAGAAGATAGCCAGGAGGGAGAG AGGACAGAGGGAGCTCCGATGGAGGACAGTAGTCCCCCTCCTATCAATATTAAAGATGAACCCATTGATGAGGGCTACGACGCTGCGCTGCTGCCTCAGAGCTCCATCAGACAGATCAAAGAGGAGCTGGAGCATCAGGAG GAAGAGCTGAGGATCAGCTCCGTCTACTCTGTAAGTGGAGGAACCGCCTTTGCGTCGCCTACAG TGCCGTTAGCGATCCCAGCCCCCACTCCGACGACCTTTTTTATCCAAGGTAGAGGGACCCTGCTACAAGCCATGGCCCAGATTCCGCTCAGACCCCCTGCTCCAGTCCCAAGCTCACTCCCATCCCTGATTTCTGCCCCCCCACGCCAACCTCCACCTTCCGTTCCCGGCAGTGTTCGATGCAGCGGCTGCTCTAAG GTTCTGCTGAAAGGTCAAACAGCATTTCAGAGGAAAGGCTCCACGCAGCtcttctgctccacagtgtGTCTGACGGGCCACCTGCCTCCAGCCAACAAGAACCGCCAGTGCTTCCAGTGCAACAG ggagaTCTTTCAGCCCCGGGACATGATCACGAACCCCGGAGACGACAACACCCTCCTCAACTTCTGTGGCcagttctgtctgtctgtctttaaaaGCAAGAAGAAACAAGTGGATAAGGTTCCTGAAAAACGACTGGAGAAGAAACCAGAGATGCCGCCAGAGAAAACAGCAGAGCGCCTCTCTGATAAACCCATCTGTACTGTCTGCAGGACCTCCAACAAG CAGATAGAGCACGAGGTCACCCATCAGGGTCGTCTGCACAGACTCTGTAGTGATGCTTGTTTTGTAACCTGGCGCAAGATGCGGAAGTTAGCCATGAACTGCTGCGAAGGCTGTGGACTTTACTGTAGCAGCAGCTCGGGCTCCTGTCAGACGCTCATTGTTGACAGATCGCAGCTCAACTTCTGTGGCCCCACCTGCATCGGCACCTACAAACAG ACCTGCAAAAAGACGGTGGAGTGTGCCAACTGTCACAAAATCGCGATGGTGTCCTCCACCATCATGGAAAGAGACCAAAAGGGCAAGGTCCAGCTCTACTGCTCGCCTTCATGTGTGGATCAGAGTCGACCCCCCCAACACATTCTCACCG GTGCTGCGTTCCCCTGCTGCCAGTGCAAAGTGTCGGCTGTTCCTCAGTATCACCTGGCCATGGTGGACGGAACCATCCGTAACTTCTGCTCCTACGACTGCGTTTCGATATTCAGG AAGTCCGGTGACATCTCTCAGCCAGACCTGCCCAATGGAACCCCCGTTCTCAGGGACCCCAAAGCAGGACCCTCTGCGGGGACCAGCTCagtccctcccctccctcaggACCACCCGTATTCTGTCGCCTACCCAGGCCACCATCCCAGTTATACCTCAGTGCCCCCGCTCGTGCCTCCCTCCCAAGCCCCCGCCGAAACGCCTACTGGTCAGCCTCTTAAACCAGCAGAGGGGGGGCCCAAGAATGCCTCCAAGCTGACCTGCCATCAGTGCAGCAAAGAGTTCAGCACAAAGCCGCTGCTGTTCTGCCACCAG GCCAGTATTTCTATGTTCTGCAGTGAGATGTGCTTTGACCAATATAAAAGCCAGAAGAATGTCCTGATGCCGTGCGAGACCTGCAAACAGGAGAAACGGCTCTATGACACCCTCTGCTACAACCAACAGGATCTGTTCTTCTGCAGCGACG GCTGTAAATCCGTGTTCAAGCAGGACTGGATGGTTCTGTGCAAGGTTTCCTGCAGCTTCTGCTCCGGCTTCAGCCCCAAGATGCTGCACAGCCACTATGGAGGCAAGATGGAGGAGTTCTGCAAACCCCAGTGCATGTCCCAGTACACCATTCTCTACTATGGG ATGGGTCGCTGTGacagctgcaggaaacaggGCTACATGACGGAGAAGCTTCAGTGTTTGGGTTCAGTTCGTAATTTCTGCAACCTGCCCTGCCTGCTGCAGTACTGCCACCTGCACTTTGAGAccagccacagcagcagcaacggAACCGGAACCGCCCCACAAACTCCATACG CTCCACCACAGCCCCACCTTTCCTCAAAGATGAACCCTGTCATCGCTGATGTTGTGTCTCTGGCCAACGGCTCTGCCACTCAGCCCAGTGTGTCAGCAGATGGCGCTCTAACTG GAGCACTGCCAACCACCAACATTGACAGCAAGAATCTAGACCAC GCCAGCACTCAGACTGATGCCACGCGAGGGCCTGTGTCCCGTCGCCGTCAAATGAAGAACAAGTCAGTTTTGTGTCGGCCCTTCACTATGGACCAGGAGATTATGTGCCAGCTGCCCTCACCCACTGCTGAGTCAGCAG CTGTTTCGATAGTTGCAGCAGCTCTGCTAGATAGCTCCTCGCAAACGGACCAGACATCTGCGGAAGCTTCCACATCACCATCCCCATCGCCCAAACCTCAGGGACAATCTCAGCCGAGCAACGGCGTGCCTGCACGACTGACCGGACGCCATTTCCTTGGCCGGAAGGAGACGGACTCCGACTGCAAGGTCTGCTCACAACACAAGAGGAAGAGGGTGGACGAGGAAGGGCTGGAcgagaagaagcagaaaatggaGGAGGACGAGGGGACGGAGAGGGAAGCAGAATCGGAGGAGGGAGCACATGATGAGAACAATGGGGAGGAAAAAGAGCAGGAACACTCGGAGGTGAAGTATTGTGAGCAGGAAGGCAAGACTTTGAGGAGGACGGGGTATTTCTGTAAGACGTGTTCAGGGGAGCCCAGCCTCTGTCCTGTGCCATGTTTTGAACTCTACCACACCAGACTGACCTACAAAACGGATGAACTGGGAGCACAAG CTGTGCCCCCCCCCTTCATGAGTGTCTCAGTAGGGGGGGAGAAGGTGAGGGTGTTGCTTGTGCCGGTCCCAGTGCCCGTCTTCATCCCAGTGCCCATGAGCATGTACTCCCAGCACACACCTGTTCCAATGGCGATACCTGTACCC GTTCCAGTACCTCTGGTTGTACCACCATTGAAGAAGGAGATGAGAGACGCAGCAGTGCAGTCAGAGCCTCTGGCTGTGAGGGAAGACAAACAGACAGGTGTTTCCACTGCAG ACCTGAGCAGTCCTCTCAGTGGAGACACGGAGTCAGAGGAGGTCAACCCCATAATCTGTGAAGATGAAGAGGCTGAAAAAGCAGTACAGGCTGACCTGCCTCTAACTGTGAGTTCAGAGAGGAGCACAGAGTCATCTGATCTCCAATTTAGCATCCAGCCAGAGGTTACCACATTAATCGAACCACCTACCACCAGTGCTGAGCTacaccctccctcctctccaatGATGGACCTGGAGACTGACATCCCATCTG aGTTGTTGGATCAGAAGCCACCTGCTCCTCAGAGAGGAGTGAAGAGATCTAGAGACCCTTTCTGCAGCCGCAAACGG AGTCGAAGGCGAACTGGGTCCTTGAACCGCCGGGCAGTGGCGACTCCCCCCGCCCCCAAACTGAACCATGTGTACGGGGTTAAAGCCTGGAGAACCTGGGTCCAACAACAAAACCAACCGCCCGCAAAAT ccAACATTGTGGACATTAAAGAAGACGTGCTTCAGTGTGACTCTGCTGAGCTCAGCTTTGCTCTGTCACGCTTCATCACTGAAGTGAGACGGCCCAATGGAGAGACCTACAGCCCAGACAGCATTTTCTACCTCTGCCTGGGGATacagcag CATCTGTTCACAAAGGGCCGCATAGAGAACATCTTCACTGATGAGCTCTACAGTCAGTTTACCACCAAGATCAGCGGGATGCTGCAACTCTGGAAACCTAAACTACTACCGAGTG gtgctGCAGTCTCTTCCCGGGTGGTGGAGTCCTACCTGTGGGAGTGTAAGCAGCTGGGCGCCTACTCCCCCATCGTGCTGCTCAACACGCTGCTCTTCTTTTGCACCAAGAAATTCGGCTTCACCACGCTGGAGCAGCACCAGAACGTGTCCTTCGCCAACTTCACCCGACTCTCCAAACCCTGCAACAGAGCCGGAAAAGTGCTCTACCTCCGATACCGGCGGAGCAGCAAGGACCCCCACCGCACAG aACGAAATAGAAAAaagcagggagaggaagagatgctGGAGATGCTTGAAAATGTCGCCAACCCTCTACACTGTCCTGTGAGACTGTACGAGTTCTACCTCTCCCGATG CCCGGAGTCGGTGCAGACGAGAAGAgatgtgtttttcctgcagcCGGAGGAGGTTGTGCACACTCACAG TTCCCACTGGTACACCTGTCAGCCACTGGAGGGCGCCACCCTGCAGAGCATGCTGTCTCGCATTTTAGCCGTCAGAGAGGTGCACCAGGGCCACGTTGCAGCCACGGCCCCCACTGATGACGATGCTTTACCGTGA